One window of the Piliocolobus tephrosceles isolate RC106 chromosome 17, ASM277652v3, whole genome shotgun sequence genome contains the following:
- the ROGDI gene encoding protein rogdi homolog, which translates to MATVMAATAAERAVLEEEFRWLLHDEVHAVLKQLQDILKEASLRFTLPGSGTEGPAKQENFILGSCGSDQVKGVLTLQGDALSQADVNLKMPRNNQLLHFAFREDKQWKLQQIQDARNHVSQAIYLLTSRDESYQFKTGAEVLKLMDAVMLQLTRARNRLTTPATLTLPEIAASGLTRMFAPALPSDLLVNVYINLNKLCLTVYQLHALQPNSTKNFRPAGGAVLHSPGAMFEWGSQRLEVSHVHKVECVIPWLNDALVYFTVSLQLCQQLKDKISVFSSYWSYRPF; encoded by the exons ATGGCCACCGTAATGGCAGCGACGGCGGCGGAGCGGGCCGTGCTG GAGGAGGAGTTCCGCTGGTTGCTGCACGACGAGGTGCACGCTGTGCTGAAGCAGCTGCAGGACATTCTCAAG GAGGCCTCTCTGCGCTTCACTCTGCCGGGCTCGGGCACTGAGGGGCCCGCCAAGCAAGAGAACTTCATCCTAGGCAGCTGTGG CTCAGACCAGGTGAAGGGTGTGCTGACTCTGCAGGGGGATGCTCTCAGCCAGGCG GACGTGAATTTGAAGATGCCCCGGAACAACCAGCTGCTGCACTTCGCCTTCCGGGAGGACAAGCAGTGGAAGCTGCAGCAG ATCCAGGACGCCAGAAACCATGTGAGCCAAGCCATTTACCTGCTTACCAGCCGGGACGAGAGCTACCAGTTCAAGACGGGCGCTGAGGTCCTCAAG CTGATGGATGCAGTGATGCTGCAGCTGACCAGAGCCCGAAACCGCCTCACCACGCCCGCCACCCTCACCCTCCCTGAGATCGCCGCCAGCGGCCTCACG CGGATGTTCGCCCCCGCCCTGCCCTCCGACCTGCTGGTCAATGTCTACATCAACCTCAACAAGCTCTGCCTCACGGTGTACCAGCTGCACGCCCTGCAGCCCAACTCCACCAAG AACTTCCGCCCAGCCGGAGGCGCGGTGCTGCACAGCCCTGGGGCCATGTT CGAGTGGGGCTCTCAGCGCCTGGAGGTGAGCCACGTGCACAAGGTGGAGTGCGTGATCCCCTGGCTCAACGACGCCCTGGTCTACTTCACCGTCTCCTTGCAGCTCTGCCAGCAGCTTAAGGACAAG ATCTCCGTGTTCTCCAGCTACTGGAGCTACAGACCCTTCTGA